A single genomic interval of Lacrimispora sphenoides JCM 1415 harbors:
- a CDS encoding alpha-mannosidase, with amino-acid sequence MPFDFHNRDRIKNIIEELESLRYRDRKDLEGLLLWEDHGTIGNRIPQGAGQPVETGFCWKGWDRYNWLTADVEIPQEWKAKEVLGLFDFGARTGTGNNGDFESLLYLNGKPYQAVDGNHHEVFLEPAVNGYSQELKFRLWSGLSGGGIPEEKMMEIRRAQIGILDHPTDDLYYLAKSVLETYDLLPVGNEYKEWILNILVHTFTKINFTEPGSEEFYETVKIAWQFLDAKMDGRGKPDVNVSLIGHTHIDVAWLWRLRHTREKAARSSSTVNRLMEKYPEYRFLQTQAQLYEFIKDDYPDIYTYIQKRVKEGRWEPSGAMWVECDCNLASGESIIRQILIGKNFFRQEFSYESEYLWLPDVFGYSWALPQILKKSGIDTFMTTKISWNDTNRLPYDTFRWKGMDGTEVTAHFITTTDPGEDYYTYNGNTSPDAIKGVWEQYKNKDTNKDLLISFGFGDGGGGPTRTQIKQAEAAGKIPGLPHVKMEMPTEYFRRLNRTLKENPMDGYIPVWDGELYLEFHRGTYTSQAYNKKMNRRMEYLLRDTEMLSVLAGVTAGVPYDYNNLLKVWKIVLCHQFHDILPGSAIKEVYEDCHVEYGRALQLIKETMEAVNQTLYVPEAGCYTVFNNSNWVRSGAAFLHMTDAELSHYKGDMVIDEDGQEVKAVWKEKGVLIWIFQIQPFSFSAFRLVTPKTGHTGAELTDSKVGASQIDTPFYTISWNEKGQLNRIYDKKAEREVLPKGKCANVLQMFEDKPRCFDAWELEPTIDLKRETVENCIEVNTRKHSLGWEVEFTWLYHKSRIRQTMCLYEGSPRIDFKTIVDWQERQKLLKASFPVDVRAVDARFDIQNGNIRRPITRNTTWEAAMFEVAAHKWVDIWETGYGMAVLNDCKYGHDVKEDTIRLTLLKSAVDPDYTADLGTHEFTYAILPHDKEWYEAGIEQQAFDLNNPLTGKPGQNRLGSESWISFNQENLVVDALKREENGERIILRFHEFEGRRCDVKISSRLPVKQWCECNLMEEETTFNPGEIQVPLKPYEIKTLLLELE; translated from the coding sequence ATGCCATTTGATTTTCACAATCGGGACAGAATTAAAAATATCATAGAGGAGCTGGAAAGCCTTAGATATAGAGACAGAAAAGACCTGGAAGGGTTATTATTATGGGAGGATCATGGAACAATAGGCAACCGAATTCCCCAAGGGGCAGGACAGCCGGTGGAAACTGGTTTTTGCTGGAAGGGATGGGATCGCTATAACTGGCTGACTGCTGACGTAGAAATTCCCCAGGAATGGAAAGCTAAAGAGGTACTGGGATTGTTTGACTTCGGTGCCCGGACCGGAACAGGAAATAACGGGGATTTCGAGAGTTTACTGTACTTAAACGGAAAGCCTTATCAGGCAGTGGACGGAAATCACCATGAAGTATTTTTGGAGCCGGCAGTAAATGGCTATTCCCAGGAGCTGAAATTTCGTCTGTGGTCGGGACTAAGCGGCGGCGGAATTCCTGAGGAAAAGATGATGGAAATCCGTCGGGCGCAGATAGGAATTCTTGATCATCCCACAGATGATCTGTATTATCTGGCAAAGTCGGTACTTGAGACTTATGACTTGCTGCCGGTGGGAAATGAGTATAAAGAATGGATCTTAAATATTCTGGTCCATACTTTTACCAAGATTAACTTTACTGAGCCCGGAAGTGAAGAATTTTACGAGACTGTGAAAATAGCCTGGCAGTTCCTTGACGCAAAGATGGATGGCAGGGGAAAGCCGGACGTGAACGTAAGTCTGATCGGACATACGCACATCGATGTGGCCTGGCTGTGGCGGCTGCGCCATACAAGAGAAAAGGCTGCACGCTCATCTTCTACCGTAAACCGTCTTATGGAGAAGTATCCTGAATATCGGTTTCTTCAGACACAGGCACAGTTATACGAGTTTATCAAGGATGATTATCCTGATATCTATACATATATTCAAAAGCGTGTGAAAGAGGGAAGATGGGAACCCTCCGGAGCCATGTGGGTGGAGTGTGACTGCAACTTAGCTTCCGGAGAATCTATCATTCGTCAGATTCTTATTGGAAAAAATTTCTTCAGACAGGAATTCAGTTATGAAAGCGAATACTTATGGCTCCCGGATGTGTTCGGATACTCCTGGGCACTGCCCCAGATTTTAAAAAAATCGGGGATAGATACCTTTATGACCACAAAAATAAGCTGGAACGACACCAATCGTCTGCCTTATGATACCTTCCGCTGGAAAGGAATGGACGGAACTGAAGTGACGGCCCATTTTATCACAACAACAGATCCGGGAGAGGACTACTATACCTATAACGGCAATACCAGTCCGGACGCCATAAAGGGTGTGTGGGAGCAGTATAAAAATAAGGATACCAATAAAGATCTGCTGATTTCCTTTGGATTCGGTGATGGGGGAGGCGGCCCTACCAGAACCCAGATAAAACAGGCAGAAGCCGCCGGCAAGATTCCCGGTCTGCCCCATGTAAAGATGGAGATGCCTACGGAATATTTCCGCCGTCTAAACCGGACATTGAAAGAAAATCCGATGGATGGCTATATTCCCGTGTGGGATGGCGAATTGTATCTGGAGTTTCACAGGGGGACCTATACTTCCCAGGCCTACAATAAGAAGATGAACCGGAGAATGGAATATCTTCTTCGTGATACAGAGATGCTTTCCGTACTGGCCGGGGTAACTGCGGGAGTACCTTATGATTATAATAATCTTTTAAAAGTGTGGAAAATTGTGCTGTGTCATCAGTTCCACGATATTCTTCCAGGCTCTGCTATTAAAGAAGTGTATGAGGACTGCCATGTAGAATACGGCCGGGCCCTGCAGCTGATTAAGGAAACCATGGAAGCGGTGAATCAGACGCTTTATGTACCGGAAGCAGGTTGTTATACGGTGTTCAATAACTCGAACTGGGTGAGAAGCGGAGCAGCCTTTCTCCATATGACCGATGCAGAGCTTTCTCATTATAAAGGGGATATGGTGATAGATGAAGACGGTCAGGAAGTAAAAGCAGTCTGGAAAGAAAAGGGGGTGCTTATATGGATTTTCCAGATACAGCCATTCTCATTTTCCGCCTTCCGCCTGGTGACCCCAAAAACCGGGCATACCGGTGCGGAGCTTACAGATTCTAAGGTAGGAGCATCTCAGATTGATACGCCATTTTACACGATTTCGTGGAATGAAAAGGGTCAGTTGAACCGTATCTACGATAAAAAAGCGGAGCGGGAAGTTCTTCCGAAAGGGAAATGCGCCAACGTACTTCAGATGTTTGAAGACAAACCCAGATGTTTTGACGCCTGGGAACTGGAGCCTACCATTGACTTAAAAAGAGAGACAGTGGAGAACTGCATTGAAGTCAATACCAGAAAACACAGTCTGGGTTGGGAGGTGGAGTTTACCTGGCTGTATCATAAATCCCGGATTCGGCAGACGATGTGCCTGTATGAAGGAAGTCCGCGGATTGATTTTAAGACAATCGTAGACTGGCAAGAACGTCAGAAGTTGTTAAAGGCCAGCTTTCCTGTGGATGTACGTGCGGTAGATGCCCGGTTTGATATTCAAAATGGAAATATCCGCAGGCCGATTACCAGAAATACAACCTGGGAAGCTGCTATGTTTGAGGTGGCAGCTCACAAATGGGTGGATATCTGGGAAACCGGTTATGGAATGGCCGTGTTGAATGACTGCAAATATGGCCACGATGTGAAAGAGGATACCATCCGCCTGACTCTTTTAAAATCTGCAGTAGATCCTGATTATACGGCAGACCTTGGAACCCATGAATTTACGTATGCAATTTTGCCTCATGATAAGGAATGGTATGAGGCGGGCATTGAGCAGCAGGCATTTGATTTAAATAATCCGCTGACCGGAAAGCCGGGTCAAAACAGACTGGGAAGTGAAAGCTGGATTTCATTTAATCAGGAGAATCTGGTTGTGGATGCGCTGAAACGAGAAGAAAACGGAGAACGCATCATACTTCGCTTCCATGAGTTTGAAGGAAGAAGATGTGATGTGAAAATCAGCAGCAGACTGCCGGTGAAACAATGGTGTGAGTGTAATCTGATGGAAGAGGAAACAACATTTAACCCGGGAGAGATTCAAGTACCGCTAAAGCCTTATGAAATAAAGACTTTGCTGCTGGAACTGGAATAA
- a CDS encoding glycoside hydrolase — MKIAVIGGAGVRTVIFINGLLKRYKDLNIDEVVLYDNQEEKQKIIEKLCKHVVNREQKDLKVWAVSDPVEAIRGADFIVTTLRVGGDSSRVIDETVALDLGVIGQETTGAGGFSMAVRTIPVLLKYCEMIKRHAPEAWIFNFTNPSGLVTQALHSAGYSRIIGICDAPSSTKYRMAKALGVTEDELYVEFFGLNHLSWIRSVKKKGKEILPELLADDGFLKHIQEFSIFDPELLRSIGYFPNEYLYYYYHREKALENIKISGATRGKTIEAVNIRMMEELQAMDMDGDPEGALQVFLYYMQLRENSYMSIETGLEKRPLIEKGQLVVPEGMGYAGVMLDCIEGMQREEGKYLVLSIENNGSIPGLLDQDVIETTCLVSKDGICPVKIEKMPEDCYLLIRLIKRYEKLTIEAVKTQSRETAIRALTLHPLVNSYSLAKQLVDRYDEAYGGTKNAI, encoded by the coding sequence ATGAAGATTGCAGTGATTGGAGGAGCGGGCGTACGTACCGTTATTTTTATAAATGGTCTTTTGAAGCGCTATAAAGATTTAAATATCGATGAAGTTGTTCTCTATGACAACCAGGAGGAAAAGCAGAAAATTATTGAAAAGCTTTGTAAGCATGTGGTAAATCGGGAACAGAAAGATTTGAAGGTATGGGCTGTATCTGACCCGGTGGAGGCTATAAGGGGGGCAGACTTTATTGTAACGACCCTTCGTGTGGGGGGAGATTCATCCCGGGTAATCGATGAGACAGTCGCACTGGACCTGGGAGTTATTGGTCAGGAAACCACTGGAGCAGGGGGATTTTCCATGGCTGTGCGAACAATACCGGTGTTGTTGAAATACTGCGAGATGATAAAAAGACACGCACCTGAGGCGTGGATTTTTAATTTTACGAATCCCTCGGGTCTGGTAACTCAGGCGCTGCATAGTGCCGGATATTCCAGGATCATCGGAATCTGTGATGCTCCAAGCAGCACAAAATACCGCATGGCAAAGGCACTGGGAGTGACGGAAGATGAGCTTTACGTGGAGTTTTTCGGATTGAATCATCTCTCCTGGATTCGCAGCGTAAAAAAGAAAGGAAAAGAAATCTTGCCGGAGCTTCTGGCTGATGACGGGTTTTTAAAGCATATACAGGAATTTTCCATTTTTGATCCGGAACTGCTGCGTTCGATTGGATACTTTCCCAATGAATACCTATATTATTATTACCATAGGGAAAAGGCACTTGAAAATATAAAAATATCGGGAGCAACCAGAGGAAAGACGATTGAAGCCGTCAATATCAGAATGATGGAGGAACTGCAAGCCATGGATATGGATGGGGATCCGGAAGGAGCGCTGCAGGTTTTCCTTTATTATATGCAGCTCAGGGAAAACTCCTACATGAGCATCGAAACCGGTCTTGAAAAGCGGCCGCTGATTGAAAAGGGACAGCTTGTGGTTCCTGAGGGTATGGGATATGCCGGTGTTATGCTGGACTGCATCGAGGGAATGCAGAGGGAAGAGGGAAAGTATCTTGTGCTTTCCATCGAAAATAACGGAAGCATTCCGGGGCTTTTAGATCAGGACGTGATTGAAACCACCTGTCTGGTATCCAAGGATGGTATTTGTCCGGTTAAGATCGAAAAGATGCCGGAAGACTGTTATTTATTGATCCGCCTGATTAAGAGGTATGAGAAACTTACGATTGAAGCTGTGAAAACACAGTCAAGAGAAACTGCCATCAGAGCGCTGACGCTGCATCCTCTGGTAAATTCTTATTCATTGGCAAAGCAGCTGGTGGATCGATACGATGAGGCGTATGGAGGAACGAAGAATGCCATTTGA
- a CDS encoding carbohydrate kinase family protein: MNEKRWDLYVYGDVNIDIVIPGVEKFPEPGQENEVPVMETFVGGGGALFALGVGKLGLHPVFQGEVGDDFYGTFIRKIFRENNIDDFLLRTSKTQKTGISLSFTNKKDRSFLTFRGTNERINIDTVDVEKVNDASHIHVTGYAGSANHESYLRFLRRIKEETQATVSFDLGWDSTGEWKREIYQLFPYIDVLFMNETEARHYGRKDDAREAALDFAAYCGLAVIKMGKQGSIAVKGKDIYEAAAYTVETIDTTGAGDSFNAGFLYGFLKGKSPEDSLRYGNGCGALSVTALGGNTGFPTESRLMEFIQTYKERRMAK; the protein is encoded by the coding sequence ATGAACGAAAAAAGATGGGATTTATACGTTTACGGTGATGTAAATATTGATATTGTAATACCTGGTGTAGAAAAGTTCCCTGAACCGGGACAGGAGAACGAGGTTCCGGTTATGGAGACTTTTGTAGGCGGCGGAGGCGCCCTGTTTGCATTGGGTGTGGGTAAACTGGGGCTGCATCCGGTGTTCCAGGGGGAAGTGGGGGATGATTTCTATGGAACGTTCATCCGAAAGATATTTCGGGAAAATAATATAGACGATTTCCTTCTCCGAACAAGCAAAACACAAAAGACAGGCATTTCTTTAAGCTTTACAAACAAAAAAGACAGGTCTTTTTTAACCTTTCGCGGAACGAATGAAAGAATTAATATTGATACCGTGGATGTAGAGAAGGTAAATGACGCTTCTCATATTCATGTGACAGGATATGCGGGTTCGGCAAATCACGAATCTTATCTAAGATTCCTCCGGCGAATCAAAGAGGAGACACAGGCTACGGTTTCTTTTGACTTAGGCTGGGATTCCACAGGGGAATGGAAACGTGAGATTTATCAGCTGTTTCCATATATTGACGTACTATTTATGAACGAAACAGAAGCCCGGCATTACGGGCGGAAAGATGATGCCAGAGAGGCCGCGCTGGATTTTGCAGCGTATTGCGGACTGGCAGTGATTAAAATGGGAAAACAGGGTTCCATTGCCGTAAAAGGGAAGGATATTTATGAGGCAGCCGCTTATACGGTAGAGACAATAGATACCACCGGAGCCGGAGATTCCTTTAATGCGGGATTTCTGTATGGATTTTTAAAAGGAAAATCACCAGAGGATTCTCTGCGGTACGGGAATGGCTGCGGTGCTTTGTCAGTAACTGCACTTGGAGGAAACACAGGGTTTCCCACAGAGAGCAGGCTTATGGAGTTTATACAGACTTATAAAGAAAGGAGGATGGCAAAATGA
- a CDS encoding carbohydrate ABC transporter permease, with protein MKKIIKTNPMDLAMQILIYIIIIALCLIILLPCLNVLALSFNDGKDAARGGIWFWPREFTLNNFKEVFKDGSIMNAYSITLARTGIGTFLSLMVTTMAGFVLKQYDLPGRKSITILITFTMLFGGGMIPTYIQYKNLHLLNSFWVYVIPSLVSVTYLIMVRSFFEGIPDSLEESAKLDGCGYFQIYTKIMLPLSKPVIAVVGLYTAVNHWNDWFAGAFYMSNTKLWPVQTVLQQMLTKAMSSQREVTSVAQALAHNTASVTSDSLKMAAVVVTTVPILCVYPFIQKYFAQGAMIGAVKG; from the coding sequence ATGAAAAAAATTATAAAGACAAACCCAATGGACCTGGCAATGCAGATATTGATTTATATTATAATCATTGCACTTTGTCTGATTATTCTGCTCCCGTGTTTAAATGTACTGGCTCTTTCTTTTAATGATGGAAAGGATGCCGCCCGGGGCGGTATCTGGTTCTGGCCAAGAGAATTTACATTAAACAATTTTAAAGAGGTATTTAAAGACGGGAGCATCATGAATGCATATAGCATCACTTTGGCGAGAACAGGAATCGGAACTTTTTTAAGTCTGATGGTCACTACGATGGCAGGCTTTGTACTGAAACAGTATGATCTTCCCGGACGTAAGTCCATCACGATTCTGATTACCTTTACCATGTTGTTTGGCGGCGGTATGATTCCTACTTATATCCAGTATAAGAATTTGCATTTGCTGAACTCTTTCTGGGTATACGTAATTCCCAGTCTGGTGAGTGTAACGTACCTTATAATGGTGAGAAGCTTCTTTGAGGGGATACCGGACAGTCTGGAAGAGTCAGCAAAACTTGATGGATGCGGTTATTTTCAGATTTATACAAAAATCATGCTCCCTTTAAGTAAACCGGTGATTGCTGTGGTGGGACTTTATACGGCGGTGAATCACTGGAACGATTGGTTTGCCGGAGCATTTTATATGAGTAATACGAAGTTATGGCCGGTTCAGACCGTATTGCAGCAGATGCTGACGAAAGCCATGAGTTCTCAGCGTGAGGTTACTTCCGTGGCGCAGGCACTGGCCCATAACACGGCATCCGTAACTTCGGATTCATTAAAAATGGCAGCAGTTGTGGTAACAACAGTACCGATTCTCTGTGTCTATCCTTTTATTCAGAAATATTTTGCCCAAGGCGCTATGATTGGCGCGGTCAAAGGGTGA
- a CDS encoding extracellular solute-binding protein translates to MKRETLKHWLAVSMAGAMALTTLAGCSSQGNSSSTAKSEGSSTDSLNKPDTWIADRTITVQAYVDDIGNTLPDDINNTETMKKITELTGIKLEVRYTPGDSDSKVMASQFASGTIPDVIVSYLDDSTRKEFPLLYKAAKDGMFADVSDYMKNSKVYSKYYEDGYLPQDTHDNIVFRKNLDGVYMWQMNIDEIDRSLEYNADEEYVGGMYIQSAIADALGIDPRTINTQDDFYNLLVKIKEGGFKDDNGNDVYPLGPKYWGGSADPLKFITAGYHWGVSDNYNLDTDGKVKHIAETDYAYEQINFVRKLLNEGLMNPEFFTMDSTRAEEVSRNHSSAIMADVHNYEEIVYGSDDWVPLGPLNDIQGDNKEVVHGKSHRGCMAISANAENPEEIFKFFDWLSTKEGQVIAQYGAEGVSYDMVDGYPRLKDEVVKKLNDGDTDYLINIVGSGLGGSGNYFFEFVLTNKNNIDNFGEPRPGASAGESAFARSVTIARDYPVEKKLVPGLDATAYLSADELADVKMQMELLDWKETFIQTCFAKSDDEVKSIIESFRAQLKAAGVERFENHVKKVYDENPESVTFYK, encoded by the coding sequence ATGAAAAGGGAAACCTTAAAACACTGGCTGGCAGTGTCTATGGCCGGAGCCATGGCGTTGACCACGCTGGCAGGATGCAGCAGCCAGGGTAACAGCAGCAGTACTGCAAAGAGCGAAGGAAGCAGCACAGATTCTTTAAATAAGCCAGATACCTGGATTGCAGACCGTACCATTACGGTTCAGGCCTATGTGGATGATATCGGAAATACGCTTCCGGATGATATTAACAACACGGAAACAATGAAGAAGATTACGGAGCTGACGGGCATTAAACTGGAGGTCCGATATACACCCGGAGACAGTGACTCAAAAGTAATGGCTTCCCAATTTGCATCAGGAACCATCCCGGATGTGATTGTCAGCTATCTGGATGATTCCACAAGAAAGGAATTCCCATTGCTGTATAAGGCTGCCAAGGATGGCATGTTTGCAGATGTTTCCGATTATATGAAGAACAGTAAGGTGTATTCCAAATATTATGAAGATGGTTACCTTCCGCAGGATACCCATGATAATATTGTGTTCAGAAAAAATCTGGACGGTGTCTATATGTGGCAGATGAATATCGACGAGATTGACCGTTCTCTGGAATACAACGCGGATGAAGAGTATGTTGGCGGTATGTACATCCAGTCTGCCATAGCGGATGCTCTTGGTATTGATCCGAGAACAATTAATACACAGGACGACTTTTATAACCTGCTGGTTAAGATTAAAGAAGGCGGTTTTAAGGATGATAACGGCAATGATGTATATCCATTGGGGCCGAAATACTGGGGTGGTTCTGCAGATCCCCTGAAATTTATCACCGCCGGATATCATTGGGGTGTCAGTGATAATTATAATCTGGATACAGATGGAAAAGTTAAACACATTGCTGAAACAGATTATGCTTATGAGCAGATTAACTTTGTTAGAAAGCTTCTTAACGAAGGACTTATGAATCCTGAGTTCTTTACTATGGACTCTACCCGTGCAGAAGAAGTTTCCAGAAATCACAGCTCGGCAATCATGGCAGATGTTCATAACTATGAAGAAATTGTATATGGAAGTGATGACTGGGTACCTCTTGGGCCGTTGAATGATATTCAGGGAGACAACAAGGAAGTGGTACACGGAAAGTCTCACCGTGGGTGTATGGCAATCTCTGCAAATGCTGAGAATCCGGAAGAGATCTTCAAATTCTTTGACTGGCTGTCTACAAAGGAAGGACAGGTCATCGCCCAGTATGGTGCTGAGGGAGTATCCTATGACATGGTAGACGGCTATCCGCGGCTAAAGGATGAGGTTGTCAAAAAGTTGAATGATGGCGATACCGATTATCTGATTAATATCGTTGGTTCAGGTCTTGGCGGTTCAGGAAATTACTTTTTTGAATTTGTGCTGACCAATAAAAACAACATTGATAACTTTGGGGAGCCACGTCCCGGTGCCTCCGCAGGTGAGTCCGCTTTTGCAAGAAGTGTAACGATTGCCAGGGATTATCCGGTGGAAAAGAAACTGGTTCCGGGGCTTGATGCCACGGCATATTTATCAGCAGATGAACTGGCGGATGTTAAGATGCAGATGGAGCTTCTGGACTGGAAGGAAACCTTCATACAGACATGCTTCGCAAAATCAGATGATGAGGTAAAATCCATTATTGAGTCCTTCCGCGCACAGCTTAAAGCAGCAGGTGTGGAAAGATTTGAAAATCATGTAAAAAAAGTTTACGATGAAAATCCGGAATCAGTAACATTTTATAAATAA
- a CDS encoding ABC transporter permease encodes MQYEPPKQPLGKRLLRYWPLYVMLLPCIVYYILICYVPMAGLVLAFKDYSFKKGIWGSPWVGLRYFKTFFSSYDAPRLVKNTLTVGVIKCILEFPFAIILALMLNELRSMKFKKVTQTVTYLPHFLSSIIIVTMLQRILAPNTGVLNQAISALGGDGSTFFLMDAKYFFRILFSMDLWRNIGWDSIIYLAAISSVDTSLYEASEMDGCGKLKKMWHITLPSIRGTIGLLFIMGVGGLLSSGVEQIWLLRTPGNMSLADTLDVFVLRTGIQGGQFGYATAIGLIQGFVGLVLVVVCNKLSKRVTEVGLW; translated from the coding sequence ATGCAATATGAGCCGCCAAAACAGCCGCTGGGAAAAAGGCTGCTTCGCTACTGGCCGCTGTATGTGATGCTTCTGCCTTGTATTGTTTACTACATATTGATTTGCTATGTACCCATGGCAGGCTTGGTACTGGCCTTTAAGGATTATTCATTTAAGAAAGGAATCTGGGGAAGCCCATGGGTGGGGCTTAGGTACTTTAAGACGTTCTTTTCCAGCTATGACGCTCCAAGGCTGGTAAAAAACACGTTAACCGTGGGTGTGATTAAATGTATCCTGGAATTTCCGTTTGCCATAATTCTGGCACTGATGTTAAATGAGCTTCGCAGCATGAAGTTCAAGAAGGTTACACAGACGGTTACATATCTGCCTCACTTTCTTTCTTCGATTATTATCGTTACGATGCTGCAAAGAATTCTGGCGCCCAATACAGGTGTGCTGAATCAAGCAATTTCAGCATTGGGAGGAGATGGAAGTACGTTTTTCCTGATGGATGCAAAATATTTTTTCCGCATTCTGTTTTCCATGGATTTATGGAGGAATATCGGTTGGGATTCCATCATCTATCTTGCGGCAATCAGTTCGGTGGACACTTCTTTGTACGAAGCGTCGGAAATGGATGGCTGCGGCAAGTTAAAAAAGATGTGGCATATTACACTGCCCAGTATACGCGGAACCATAGGCCTTCTGTTCATCATGGGAGTGGGAGGACTGCTTTCCTCCGGTGTAGAGCAAATCTGGCTTCTGCGCACACCCGGTAACATGTCACTGGCGGATACTCTCGATGTCTTTGTACTTCGAACCGGTATTCAGGGCGGACAGTTTGGTTATGCGACTGCAATTGGCTTGATACAGGGATTTGTAGGCCTTGTATTGGTCGTAGTATGCAATAAACTCAGTAAGAGGGTTACTGAGGTCGGACTTTGGTAA
- a CDS encoding endonuclease/exonuclease/phosphatase family protein: protein MLKLVTFNIRCDYDQDKGNSFRYRKSLILEQIQKEKPDLVCFQEVLPHVAVWLKDVLEDYYVVGCGRSETLEDEQVAVAYKKKRLNLISMETFWLSLQPYRPASRYKEQSICPRVCTETLFEDLEERQVFRLLNLHLDHQGLQARILGLRQVLKKAEEAKLFPEAPVILAGDFNAEPDDEEFLEIKQRPEYRNITDGIGITYHGFEPKDEPERIDYIFIRNSKGENTGLRCRSVDKWEEKEDGVWLSDHYPVCALLEWIK from the coding sequence ATGCTGAAACTCGTAACATTCAATATAAGATGTGATTACGATCAGGATAAGGGCAATAGTTTCCGATATCGAAAATCACTGATCCTGGAACAAATACAAAAGGAAAAACCGGATCTGGTCTGTTTCCAGGAGGTGCTTCCTCATGTGGCAGTATGGTTAAAGGACGTATTAGAGGATTATTATGTGGTCGGATGCGGGAGAAGTGAAACGCTGGAGGACGAACAGGTGGCTGTGGCATACAAAAAGAAACGGCTGAATCTGATCTCCATGGAAACCTTTTGGCTTTCTTTACAGCCTTACCGGCCAGCCAGCAGATATAAAGAACAGTCAATCTGTCCCCGGGTATGCACTGAAACGCTGTTTGAAGATCTGGAGGAAAGACAGGTGTTCCGTCTTTTAAATCTTCATCTGGACCATCAGGGGTTACAGGCAAGAATTCTTGGACTGAGGCAGGTACTTAAAAAGGCAGAGGAAGCAAAGCTGTTTCCCGAAGCGCCTGTAATTCTGGCAGGTGATTTTAATGCAGAGCCGGATGACGAAGAATTTCTTGAGATAAAGCAGCGTCCGGAATATCGGAATATCACAGATGGGATTGGAATTACTTATCACGGCTTTGAACCGAAAGATGAACCGGAACGTATTGACTATATTTTTATCAGAAACTCAAAAGGTGAAAACACAGGCCTTAGATGCCGGTCTGTGGATAAATGGGAGGAGAAGGAAGATGGCGTGTGGCTGTCGGACCACTATCCTGTCTGCGCTTTGCTGGAATGGATCAAATGA
- a CDS encoding PHP domain-containing protein encodes MEKRTLYKEGSYKKGNLHTHSTWSDGVNTPEEVAEHYRGKGYDFLAITDHWVYGIHPGLCREDFLVFPGTELNIELPARKDHHLVGLGLPETNKIPEGYTFLEERKRNALSTPERIIEYFGQKGNVTLYAHPYWSKVDSVDIKYLQGMIGMEIYNHGSEFESNNGSSETYFDHFLFVRNRINCFATDDAHDLEEHSLGGFVMVKIREFTHRGIMEALKDGSFFASSGPLIEDFYVKDQQAVVTCAACQDIYFQTPHRGGHLHSDAENLTEGKFELKGDEEYVRVTLKDSHGKKAWSQPVWLWL; translated from the coding sequence TTGGAAAAGAGAACTCTGTATAAAGAGGGAAGCTATAAAAAAGGGAACCTCCATACCCATTCTACCTGGTCTGATGGGGTGAATACGCCAGAGGAAGTGGCGGAACATTACCGCGGTAAAGGGTATGATTTTCTGGCGATCACGGATCACTGGGTCTATGGAATCCATCCTGGGCTTTGCAGGGAAGATTTTCTGGTATTCCCGGGCACAGAACTGAATATAGAACTTCCTGCGAGAAAGGATCATCATCTGGTTGGGCTGGGCTTGCCGGAAACCAATAAAATCCCGGAAGGTTATACGTTTCTGGAGGAGCGAAAGCGAAATGCCTTAAGTACCCCCGAGAGGATCATAGAATATTTTGGGCAGAAGGGAAATGTCACATTATATGCACATCCGTACTGGTCGAAAGTGGACTCTGTTGATATCAAGTATCTGCAAGGCATGATAGGAATGGAAATCTATAATCATGGATCAGAATTTGAATCAAATAACGGCAGCTCGGAAACGTACTTTGACCATTTCCTCTTCGTGAGAAACAGGATTAACTGCTTTGCCACAGACGATGCACATGATCTGGAAGAACATAGTCTGGGCGGTTTTGTTATGGTTAAAATCAGGGAATTTACTCACAGAGGGATCATGGAGGCATTGAAAGATGGCAGCTTTTTCGCTTCCAGCGGTCCTCTGATCGAGGACTTTTATGTAAAAGATCAACAGGCAGTGGTAACCTGTGCAGCCTGCCAGGACATCTATTTTCAGACACCTCACCGGGGCGGCCATCTGCACAGTGATGCAGAAAACTTAACAGAGGGGAAGTTTGAACTGAAAGGCGACGAGGAATATGTACGTGTGACACTTAAGGATTCCCATGGGAAAAAGGCGTGGAGTCAGCCAGTATGGCTCTGGTTATAG